Genomic window (Euleptes europaea isolate rEulEur1 chromosome 8, rEulEur1.hap1, whole genome shotgun sequence):
TGGATCACTTCTTGTTAAATAGGCATTGCATGTATGTTGATATGCAGGATTATTTGGATCCACCTCAAAAGGAGAACAGGGCTTGTCATTTTCCCCATTACCATAGCATTTGTAGATTGCCAGGTAGCACTTTAGTTTATATACGGTGGCTCATTACTTCGTACGTTCTTGTTAATGTGTTTCACATAGGCAAGTTCTGTGCTTGCCAAAACCTGAGGCACAGTCCCAATATAACAGTACACAGGATATGGTGAactactgggttggatccagtgatgtctCAGGCAGTGACAAGCATGGctcttccccactccccccaccaGCAGTCAGTTCTGACCCTAGTGTCATGTGGAATAATGGCTGTGCAGGAAGGTGGGTTgcaagtgtggggagggggaaagaagtgcAGTCTCCCTTCATGCCCCTTCTATCAGCAGCATGCCtctgagagaggagggaggggttttgcCTACATTCTCTTTCTCACTGCAGCGCGCTGACCAGCATAGCTATTACACCATGCAGGTGCCAGGACCCCGGGGAATCAACTTCCGCGGGGCTAGAAGTGGCTTGGAAGGGGGAGGTTGGGAATGCAGAAGAGATCTTGTGTGCACAAGGATTACAAATCAGATCAAACCCATTCATCTGACTCCATGGTTGCAGTCGCAAGAATGCTTCACTGTAGGTCGACATGatgggtaaaaaaaaatattgtgatgCTTTCCTGTTAGAATTCAACCTAATTGCAAAGGCCTACCTGaatagtaaaaaaaatttttttaattctGACCATTTCTACTGTATGTAGATGACTTTTCAGTTCCTTTGTAATTCTAGTGTCCTAATAAGGACCCATTGTGAGATTCGCACCTTACAAGGACTGGCCCCAGACCTGCTTCTAACCAGTCTGTTCTCTAGGTGAGAGAGCAGATGGTTTTTGAAGAGGGAACCAACTTAGAACCTCGTTCCCAAATTTGCACCCCTCCTTAGTTATAAGCTCCTTGAAATGGGACTTAAACTGTTATGCCTCTTTACTTCCAATGAAAACTAAACACCCTcgcccctttttctctttccttgccaTTTGTTTCAACTGGATACAATCAAAAGTAGTTACTAGAGGAAATGGAGTGATTCAGTTAAGTCGTCCTTAGTTCAGACGTGATGAGGATGATAAGGGTGCAGAATGGGaagagggcgggttataaatctaaataaataaatgtctagtATGCCCATTTGAAAAGTCGTACATGCAAGACGGAGGCATGTGGCACTCTGCATATCTCTTGCAGGGGAATAAATATGCTCTTTCTAAATGTGtgccttttcccctcctttcaggtgGTTTCATCAGGGTCCTAATCCCTACACTGGTGGACATGACTGGATTTACTCTGGGAACTACTGGGACAGAAGCTACTTTAACTTGCCTGATATTTATTAAGATGCATTGGGAAGCCTGAGGCTAACATTAACAAGTCTTAATCAGTTTTCAGTGTTTTCCCTTATTCCTATACTTAAAACTGACTTCTAATTGAATATATTATTAAGCAGCTTCTGCAGCAGCTGTGGTGGCACAAGATTGTTCTTTGGGAGGAAATATTTTTATCACTCTCCCTATATTAAGTAATATATACATAACTTACAAAAAAACAATTATGGGTGCTGTACATGGAAGAGACCTAGCCACATTTGCTGAAGGAAGCAATAAAATATTCAGTCACCCGGAAATGAAACACTTTGTCTTTAGGTCCATGCTCGCTGTGATGACTTAATGGAAGCCTGAGATTCCTTATGAGTCGAATACCAAAAGCACATTCATCAAATGCAATACTACATTGGCATGGAGCTAGACTAGTGCGGGTCACTCTTGGGAAGACTTACTTAACTTTCTGAAGGGGATCATAGAATGTTCTCTTACTTCATAAAATACTGATTATGGATAGTGAGTCTGGAAATGTTACTGTCCCTGCACCAGCCACCTTTTCCTCTTACCCCGAGATCTGAAATATAGGGCAAACTGTTAACATTATTCAGCAGTGTCTATTCCATGTTTAGTGCAGTGTTTTTGAAATTTGCTCTTTCATGTTTTATGACCATGCTTATATCTCTAAGGAATTAAGAGCCATTTGAATCTTTTCAAAGTTGGATTTGAACTAAGataaagtattttttatttaaatctgcAATGCACTAGGAGAGCGATGCCCAGCACTGTCagaggtgggtggggaggggggatggcccTAAGCAAATGGATCCCACTGCCCTTGGAGCACTTGCTGCCACCAGCAACCACCCTGGAAGGAAGTCTTGTGCATTTCAAAGCCTGTAAGGCAGCTCTGAGTCTACTGTACACGGCAGATTTACCCCTTTCTTTGGGGTACAAGAAACTTTATGGAATTATATATTTGTATAAAACTGAGTAAATTCCATAAGGCTTGCTGCTCTTGtataatttaattgatgtttggaAGTATAGTGTTAACTGAGTAATTTAATTGCTATTAAATAAAGGCTTTAAACTGTCCCCGTGCTGGAATTTCTTAGTTACACTGGGCATATCACCCCTTTACAGTTATGCAAAATGGTTGCAGAATTATCCTTCCTATTGTGTGGTTTGTTGAAATATATGGGAGAACAAATCTTAAcattaatttctgcattgtttgcagTTAGTCAGTTGTAGCCATTTTGTGCGAAGGTTATCTGATTTCCATATCGATGTGCAGTGTTTCTTTAGGGTGAACTAGGGTCCACAAATGTGGTCAGTGTTGACCACTGATCTCATGCAGGCAACCATCTGCCCTAGTTGCCCAGTCCTGAAGTTCAactatttggggagagggagaaaaagttctcttggtCAACTCTTTCCACTCAATCCCTTTCCCAacatagtttgcctttttcaccgctgcagcacactgggttgacacttttatTGAGCTATCTGTTATGATCCctagatcttttcccctctcaatcACAGCACGTTCAGAcgcttaccaacactgaacttcactTGCCACACGGTCTCCCACTCAatctgtggagatcctcctggagctcttcacagtcattctTGGATTgcactatcctgaataattttgtgtcatctgcaaacatgaGTTTTATCCCTTGCCCTCTATAAATTAAAACGTGGTTGCTTTCATTTCATTCCTATAGAATCTTTTAAAATGTTCCTCCATGTTCCTAAAAGCCGCCTAGAGCTTTTATTTTTGTGGCTACAAAAATAACAGGCCGTGTTTGTTTAATAATGGTGCGTGTATATCCCTCTGCCAGTGTATACTTAAGACCTTTGATCACAATTTCTATAAGCCTTCTGATACATTGTTCAAAATCCAATTTCAATCTGAGGATTATATTCTGCCAAGGAAAAGATATGGGGGTGGCAGACTAATTAGGTTATCACAATCAATCTATTttaaacgttgggccaaggtttACAGAaattcctgattttttaaaaagaaatttcatttataccccacctttctccccaaggggacgCAAAGCAAGTTGTgttgttctcttccattttatcctcacaactaccctgtgagataggttaggccgggtgtgtgtgactgacccaaggtcacatGGCAAGCTTGCGTGGCtgagttgggattcaaacctggctttcccatattctagtccaacactctaaccactacactttcTGATTTGGATTGCTGGCACTGCTTTATTGATTGCTTGTATTAGGTAATCAATTTCTTATTAAAGATGCAGGTTCCATTGTGGAGTGAAATTCAGACAGCACTTCTTAATCTGGAAGGGAAAAACACATCTCAGTGAAATAGAAGTACTACCTTTTCTTCACTAAAACTTAACCTTCACAACTGTAACCAAACAAATGCTACTGTTTGCAGCCAACCTCTTCTGTATGGTTATAAGGAGCTACTGTGCACCCCAATCACACCATCAGTCTACCACAGTACTATCTACTTCACAGAGCTCTCCAAGATTTGGACTCGAGGCATCTCTGAACCCTGCTACTCCAGTTCCTTTTAACTGGCGGCATCAAGGACCAAGCACTCCAACTGTAACATGCACAGCATCATGTGCTCTGTACTATTTCCCTGTAGTAAGAAGTGCACAGCTTCTCGTATTAGTACTTCCACCAAATTTGTTCATAACATCAGGAcccaaagaagggagggaaatgtgTACACTTCAGGGCCCAGTATGCCtgccccaaactgcaaccccattACTATGATATATGGGTCTAGTTATGTCACTGCATAACTCAAGGTAAACATGTAGGGGGCACCTCTTTTTCCCATCTCCCCCTCCTGATAgtatttcctctttttctcccttgccaATCACCACAGCATCTACCCATTCATTGTTTCCTTCTCACCTACTCTCCTttatccccatcttcagctttccctccacctggcagcctttcccattttcttctttcccacccaccttaCTACCTTTCTCTGTTCTCCTCACTTCACTATCTcaagttttctttccttttctacgCTATTTTTCACCTTTTTcagtctcccccccacctttttgacTGAAACTACGGCGTGGAAGGTTCACAATGTTGTCATGGTTGCGTAGCAACTCCAAAAATGGCCACCAAGATCTTAGAATACTGTCTCAGGAGATCTCAGAGGGCATTCCTCTCTTAAAGCAGCAGTTGCTTCTAATGGGGTGGGGAGCtcgccactttttaaaaagatttttttcctgcaaacctggggctttcctgATATTTGCACAAAGAAATGGCATTCCTGGGTCCCATTGTGTAGCTTTTTTGAAACACATTCTGCAGTTCAGTTGGGGTGAGATTGTGTGAGGTTGGAGGCCCATGTTGCAAGTTTCTACCAGGCTCAGAAATGTAGTGCTTGAGTCCTCATTCTGAACATTTTAACCTACTGAGCACAATGCACTTTCTTTTTCCTTATTCTTGTAAAACCATGATATTGTAAGAGTAGCAAATGCAGGGGAAAGTAACACACTTCCACGATGAAGCAACGGGTACATTATTTTAGGTTAGCTGTCTACTTGACTAACAGCTGGGCCTGTTTGACCCATTCATTGAGGAGACTGTTGTTTGAAAGAGGATCACACAAGCTGTTCTTTGTGACCCAGAGAAGAAAAAACAAGCTTGCTAGTATTTCTGCAGGTACAAATTAAACAGTCTCTTTGACATTTGTATTCTATATGACTCCCCCCACAACTATTAAGAATTATTTGTACCATTCCACAAAACTGCAATGGTAACTCAGCACTTTGACTAGTGTTTTAATGAGTACTATATCATCACTCCTAAGCAGAAAACATTATAGTTTCATGCTTAATTGCAGGGCTGTGGAACAGAGCCACTTATAGATGTAAAGGACAGAAATTGTCAATTAGAAGGGGGGGAGAGCATGTTGAGGACAGTTGaaacatcagttaaaacacaATGAAAAATGGATGTTCCTACAATCAAATGCTATCAGTTTATAGTGGCATTGAGAGGGAAATCAGGATTGGGGCATTCACACCTTGCAACACTAACCCATAAATTCAAGCAGCTATTGACACTTTCGCAGCTAAAATGGTCTGGGAGTGATTAAATAGGATCACACAAAAGCATTTCCGCCAGTCTTAACCACACACTCCCCAGAGGGGTGCAGGACCTTTTAGTTTGCTGAGTTGGGTGAGATATGCATAACACCAGTCTCCCCTCGCCAAACTCAACTATACAGCATGGTAAGGaagaggttaaaaaaaacctcccttcCCTGCTACACTGCTTCAATTTTGTGCAAGATTAGCAGCTTTCTGCTCAGCAGTCTACACAATGGGACTAGACGTTGGAGGTCAGGCCTGGGGCCATCGAAAGCTATTCCCATAATGCACTTGTTTCACACTATGGTTCAACTGGAAAGGAGGCGGGTTTCTCAAATTGATAGTAATCCCAGAATTCCTCATGGGACCCCAAATTCTTTCATTGTAATCTAGCTTTCTTCCTTCGACTCGGGGGAAGGGTCAAGTTCAACCCTGTCATGGGAAAGGATTCCCAGGGGCCACGTGTGTTGCCATTTCTTAACTGGCAAGGCCGACTCAACCTCCTTGCTTGTTGCACTGCATGCACGCTACTCATCCAATCGGACAGCTTCAGAGGGTCATTACAGTAAGAGGCAACTGATGTCATCCCTCTAATTTATTACAAtgcttctgctgggggggggggcgggacatACACCAACCATGAAAGGCAGCATCCAGGCAGCAGCAGCTTTGCTCTCATTTACTGCCGCACCAGCAGCATTTGACTCACCTGAAGCAGTTAGTAGGAGCACAGCTGTGGGTTTTGGAATCACCATGCAGTTTCAAAGCCCCagaatttcagatttttcctacCCATGCAATTCTTTCCAGTCTACTTTTATGCCCCCTTTGTGGTTACTCTAGCAAACCCACTTGCACATAATAAACAACTAATGACAAACTATCCTTTGATATAAAACATAGTGTGATGGTTCTAAAGCTTGCATTTCAAATGGTTCCCATAAAGTCCTGGGTCTAAAGGGAACTGAAGAATGACATTTTTTCGTTCTACATATCTTTAGAAAACTCACAACCTATGACACAGTGCCGATGTTATAGAAAGCTCTACTTCTACCATTCAAGTGTAAtagcagcttgggggggggggaatgtcgaGCACAAGTCACAGAAAGTGTTGTGTAACCCTTCATCCAAATTCGAGGCCGGATGGCAAAAATGCCAGCAAACGTTGGCAAGAGGGTTGCAAACTTCAGAGCAGTTTCTCAGAAGCTGATCTACTTCCTGTTGTTGGTGAAAAAGGCAGAATCTCCAGTCATGAAATACTCAAGATTTTAGGCACAACAAGCCGTTGCACATGTTCCACTGGATCGTACCTTAGAATCAGAAAACTATTATTTTTAGAGCAGCTGTCCCCAGCAACCAAGAATTTAACCTGCTACTGAATACCTGCTTGCTAAAAGCGGCCACTTGACTCTTTATTTAAAGCAGAGTTTCTCATCCAGGATCATAAGCATGCATGAATAAATCCACCTACCTTCTCGCTACTCTGTTCTGCGTAATGAGGCAGTAGTAAATGTTATCTCTCCAGCTATACCATAGCTTCCTGCAAACGGTGCCTTATCTCCAGCTCCCGAGCCCTTCTTCCCAGTCATTACATCTTCCAGTGGTATGGCTACTGAAAGAAAAACTGGAGTTGGAGGTCTACCGCTATCCTTTGCCAAGTTAAAATTGGGATTGGCCACTTTTGGATCTGCTGCCCTGGCGATCGGTACAGGTATTGTAGTGAACCTTCTCACGGGACCACCAGTGTCAGGCTGTGTAAGGACTGTATGGCCAGGGATGGGTTTCCAGTCCTGTTTATTCTGAACAGAAGAGCCCACTAAAATGAAAGGTGGAGCATTTCCCTTCTTTCCATCTTCCATCATCATATAAGTTGGAGAGGACGCTTTTGGTGGCTGACCTTGCTGTATCATCTGCGGCTGTAGATACTGTGGTTGGTCCTTACCACTAGATATAAACAGGGTTGCCTGGGGAACAGGAGCACCAGTTCCCATACTTGGAAGGGGTGGTGGAGGTGACTTACGACCTTGTTGTTTCAAATCAGCTAGACAATAGAGAGTCCATACATTAGAATATGGTGGTGGTAGTCCTGGTTCACTTGTTGCCATTGCTATAAAATAGAAATGTAAAGAAAATTTGCTGGCATGAAAGAGCGTCTATTAGGAGCTGCAAACTGCAGTCATATTGTACAGCCTTACATACAATTTAATGCTGCAAGAAAGCATGTTAAAGACAGAATTCTTAGAGGGGAGAGGCGGGAGCTTGGCATGGCTGAAAAAGacaagaacagtgttgctgcaatGGAGTTATGGTTGAAAAGGTGTTTTTCTAAGGCCCTGTTTGGCTAATCACATAACGTGGTTCTGAATTTTCCCCCCTCACAATGAAGAGTCAGCCTCCAAACAAACAGAAATATGTTGTCTGGGAGAGAAACTCCATGGCTAGATCAGACAGGAAAAGGTTTTTCTAGGATGTTCAAAACGGAACAGCCACAGGCGACTCTACTCCGCAGTCTTCTCACTGCAGTGTCACAGTAAGGATTTGGGCAGTGGGGGATAACTTCCAAGACTCAATGACCAGCTTTTAAAAACTTGGAAATAAATCCAAAGCACCAGACATAAAACGGAATAGTTAGAGTTGGGCTAGAGTGCTAGAGTAATAGTGCTGTCCTTTGGTGCTACTGAAATGTATAACATTTAGGCCAGCAGGATACAATTTCATTTACAGTTATGAGTGCCCAAAAAATGAGACTCGGAAAATATTTCCTCAACCACTTGCTTCTACTGCTGCAACCTTGTTCCTCCTGCCCAGCCATGCCAATATCTTTCAAATTACATTTCCCCCTTCCATATCTTCTCTTCTCCAACATGCTTTCATATCTTAACTACCTACTTCTCTAATGGGAAGTGACTCTAGCGGCTAGATAGCGATAGTAGGGTGAATTTAGACGGAATCTCTGGGGAAAGAGATGACAGAAGAGCTTCTCCAGATGAGAACAGAGGGTGGACTATAAACTTGTtacagaggaggaggggaaaatgtggcAGCTCATCATGAAAGCACACCAGGGCTCTAGCAGCGCAGAACTCTGGGCTCCTCAGCAACAAGGGCTTAGTCCACTTCCTGTAGACCATCTGCAGGAGCCTGGACTCAACGGGACAGCGCAGGCAACCACCaccatttattttaaatgcaaaacCCCATATGAATGCCATGGCTGAAATTCTAGATACTTTGTTTTAGTTACAGTACCACACAACTCTCTTCTAGCTGGCATGGACAGGTCTGCAATTCTGATTCAAGGTGGGCGGTATGCTATGATAAAGGCCAATAACGGTTTCCAGAAAAGCCGAAACAAAGGGCTCATCGCAACTCCTTTTCTCAGCGTTGTCTTGCCCCACCAAATTCTTTGCAAGAAACAATACAGAGAACGTTGAAGTTTCAATAGGAAACGGGGTAAGACCACACTTGAGCAAGGGACGTTATTGTGGCCTGCTCACAATCAGCCGCGCATCTGGAAGCGACCTTCAGGGGGAAATTCCACACATGCCCATTCTAGCCAGGCGAGTGCTGAAGACACCGTAAAGAGTGACCAGTTGTTTAGCTCAGCACTGCATTGCAATGGGTACTTGCATTTAAATAACTACAGCTCCGGTTCTCAAGCAGCTCTGCTGGCAgaagccccactgatttcagctGGGCTCCAGTCGGCACAAGCACATTTGAGGAGACGGACCAGTTGGTTAGTTATGGAACTACAGCATGATTACAATACAGCATAGGCAGGATTCAAAAATATCTCGACTTTCTTACCTGACATAACAAAACTTGGGTCAGTTGGTCCCAGTTGCTCTGTAGTATCCATTCTGTCATGGTCACATTCTGCATCATCTGCAGATGGAGCTAGAATACTAGTACACGTAAACTGACCTGCATTTAGTGACGCTGTTAGCGAACCTAAAAGACATGCTATGTTGTCTATGAAAGGAATTACTATTTGCTGTGGAAACTGCTCTATGTAAGGTGGGGCCTCTCCACCAGCTTCGGGATCCTCGACACCCATGGGTGTGAGATGTAGGTCTGATGTGACCTCAATTTCACTTGGACAAGGTTCAGCCTGCAAAGGGTCTTTatcaggaggaggtggtggtgctgggggtggtggttctTCCTGCAAGGGGTCTGAGGATGCTTCCTCGACTACGTCATCAGGTGGTATCTCAGCCTGACTGCCCGAGGTAACTACCTCCCCATGAACGGAGGTCTGACTCTGAGTGGTTGACTCAACCCTGACAGATTGTGCAGAAGCGGCAGGTGCTGCTTCTACAGGTCCCTCTTCTGGGGCAGGCGGTTCTTCTTCGGCGGCAGCAATTTCTGCTGGTGCGGCCACGACATCCTCTGTACTGTGGGACAGCTTGGGAAGGGTTTGCACAGAGATAGCCACATCCATCAATTCAGCTTCAGAAGCAACAGAATCAGCGTTACCTAGCATCTGTGCTGCTAGCTGGGCAGGATCAGCTGGGACGTAGGCGAGTTCACGCGCCTTCTCATCCCCATGCTTATCTGCAAGGTCTTCATGGTTTGATGGGTATTGGGTAGTCTTGGTGCTCAGTTCACGTGCAGGCTCTTCATTGATTTGGTCCTCTTCGGTGTCAGTCGATTTCTCCTTCCGTTTGGGTTCCTCAGACATTGGAGCTGTTCCATCTAAGTCTGGCCTATACGCATCACCGATATCAGCCCTTTTAGGTGGCCCGCGGGCAGTAGCTGTCCCTGAGGCTTCAGCCCATCCTTCTACTGCAAGAGAGCAAAGACAAAGGAAGTTAAAGGCAGGTCAAGAAAAAGTGACTGTTGCTTAATAGCCCTGGGCTCCCTCCAGATCCGCTTTGGAAGTTTTGTGCCCTGATCCTTTGCCAATGAGAAACCAACTGATATAGGCTATGGCTTGCTTGTGAAATTAGGGGTGGTTCCTGAGATCCAAGTGCTGCACAATGGCTGCTTACAATCTCAAGGGGcaggtcttagccaatgggcaacaagagaagctgccctgggccccacattggggtggggggcgacTGCCTCccagtgggtggtggtggtgggaggaggaggagaagaagaggaagaggagtaggagttggtttttatttgccaactttctgtaccacttatggaagaatcaacccagcttacaatcatcttcccttcccctccccacaacagtcaccctgtgaggtaggtggggctgagagagtgtaactagcccaaggtcaaccagctggcttaatgtggaggagtggggggaaatccaGAAGATCAGGGTAATGCCAACCACTTGCACATGCCCCATCTGGGGCTCAGGTGGCGGAGAGTGGCTCCCACCCCACCTTGCATGAGGCAAGAGGTGCCCCTTGCTTGGCCCCAGTGGGTGGGGGCAGTGGTAAGCTGGCAATGATTTTGGGGCTCCAACATGGGCTTTAGCCTAGGGTCTCAGAATTACTGAGACCACCCGTCAAGGTGCAACAGTGATAACTGGAGAGATGCATTTTCTGTAATGGCCGCCCACACGTAGCCTTCTCACAAATTAAGCAGGTGTAGCTCACCATGTACATGCAGCCACAGATTATATGCAGTGCATCCTTTTCTGCAACCACCGTCTCCAGTGCAGGATAGGAAGAGTTGTGAGCAAGACAGCAAAACTAATCATTACTGACCAAACAACATTAACCACTTTCTATTTTAAATCACTTAGTTCCTTACAGAAATATCTACCGAGTGCCAATTTTTGCATATTTTGAATTCCTACACCTTGTAACGGCAACTATAAGCCAAATTAAAGATGGTGCTTGGAAATCCATGAATGGATCTTccctgcaatttttttaaagggaaaaaccaGCCATGCAAGCTCGCAAATCAGATTAGGGTCATGATGGGAGAAGAGTGAAAGGAGAAGCTAACCCTTCCCCCAAGTTTTGCTGAGTGAAACAGACTTCCTACCCTGGCCAATTATTAGCCTTGgaagagaaaaaaggcaccttttCTATAAAATTTTCCCTCTTCCATTGCTAATAACACTACAAGGGGTAAGGAACCTACTGTTGCTGCCAAAACCATGTGAAGGGGCAGGGCTACTACACTCTCAGACCCAATCCAAAACAAGTTCCCATATGGCAATTTTCCTTTAGAATGACACCGGAAAGGTACATCTGCAGTTctcccagcatgatgtagtggctaagagcggtggtttggagcggtggagtctgatctggagaaccgggttcaattccccactcctccacatgagcggtggatgccaatctggtgaaccgggttggtttccccactcctacacacgaagccagctgggtgaccttgggctagtcacgttctctcagcctcacctacctcacagggtgtgttgtggggaggggaagggaaggtgattgtaagccggtttgattctcccttacgtggcagagaaagtcggcatattaaaaactaCCTCTtggtcttcttcttcatcacagcATGTTTGTCCCTGACAGAATCCTTTCCCTTTCAATAAACATCTTCAAGGCCAATCAGTTGTTCAACCATCAGTTTCCATAAGCCTCAGACACATATCCTTGAACTTTAGGGCTGGTATACAGAAAACGGCAGTTTTTAATTAcctgccccacacacacatacatatttggGGTCCCTTTGTACTATGGCGACACATTTGGGGGCTGTAACAGCATGGAGAGCTCTCATGCTAAGATTAGCTCTTATGCTAAGTTCATTTCCATTTGGAAAGTTTGGAAGTGTCAGGTGTTTTGGGGAAGAAGATGGAAGGACAGAAGAAATTTAGTTTACTGCTTTGTGATTATAAAAGGCAATAGCATCTAGGTGAGGTGTGTCGTCTGTTCACAAGttagtgaacacacatacaaatgGTTTACAGCGTactcttgatttttctttatacatgcattgagtaattctcatgttacgttCAATATATGTTCACCTGAACATGTAACTgaaaaccacacatttatccaggcactggtccctggtttcatttgtaacttGAATGTGCATTTGCACTTACAAACAGATGTGTGCACAAACATGCAGAATGTATGTGAATtccctgtaacttgtgaacagggctagaatGCTCTAAACATAATGATTTGGTCTACAAGAAAATTCTGAACAAAAGCTGCCCACAGATGAGAGACTGCTAGGCTACCAACCCTTGCAGAAATTATTAACTAGAGACTGTAGCCCAGCAGGGTGCAAGCAACGGTGGTGTGACAAAAGTTTAACTATATTGTAGTTTTTTCATCATCTGTTTGAATTTTTATCCAAAAGAACAATATTTTCTGTGCAAGATTCTGGAGACAAAAGGACTAGGGAAATCTCAGCATTGTGATTTATGGCGTAAAAGGGGTAGCGGCAAGTTCTTGGCAGACAAAGACCATGGAACTAAAGGCATCCTGAGGACCTCTTGTGGTAGAAGGGAGCAGCGTAGCCTGCTCACCCCAGGGAATGCAGAACaggcaaggaaggaaggctgTGAGAATAAAGGGGCTCTGGAGAACAGAGAAAAACAAACAGATAAAGCACTTAGTGCAGGGAATGAACAAACCACACTGTATTCGCCTTCTTCACCATGGTTAATCTGTAGAAACCCTGTTAAAAAGTCAGGTCCGCCccccgtccccctccccccagcaaagaCCCGTTTTCCAGACTTTGGCTCATGAAAGCAAACAAATGAAAAACACAGGACACTTCTTTTTAATGTTATTAAACATTTcatttgtttagggttgccaagtctgggttgagaaattccggAGGATTTGGGagcacagcctggggagggtggggtttcaggaggggagggactccagcagggcataatgctatgtccaccctccaaagcagccattttctccagaggaactgatctcggtcatctggagaccagttgtaattctaggagatctccaggccccacctggggattG
Coding sequences:
- the CABYR gene encoding calcium-binding tyrosine phosphorylation-regulated protein, which translates into the protein MMHTGKPRMVVPYGLKTLLEGVSRAVLKSSPSNITEFAAIYFRELIIFREEHPNLDIKDLVREFHLTKVEGWAEASGTATARGPPKRADIGDAYRPDLDGTAPMSEEPKRKEKSTDTEEDQINEEPARELSTKTTQYPSNHEDLADKHGDEKARELAYVPADPAQLAAQMLAMATSEPGLPPPYSNVWTLYCLADLKQQGRKSPPPPLPSMGTGAPVPQATLFISSGKDQPQYLQPQMIQQGQPPKASSPTYMMMEDGKKGNAPPFILVGSSVQNKQDWKPIPGHTVLTQPDTGGPVRRFTTIPVPIARAADPKVANPNFNLAKDSGRPPTPVFLSVAIPLEDVMTGKKGSGAGDKAPFAGSYGIAGEITFTTASLRRTE